Proteins encoded together in one Astatotilapia calliptera chromosome 7, fAstCal1.2, whole genome shotgun sequence window:
- the LOC113027405 gene encoding uncharacterized protein LOC113027405 produces MDREIALEALGAVCNAQITSVQNQRAGGHAGVFQRASFPGSAAPTLSINSLICAIADGDQTCPVSRNNFARIQRVLQDGGQCSGSDTCFRTAPQERCFIIDESEFFDPTFDYDFSGLQDTETYYRGGEVYERPSGWYRFALKVLNKYDGNTWLGTRYRSTASVPGEWPVSYHGTSKEGAGGIIEGFYKPGPGQTYGRGIYSTPYVNEAVSYAKTFTCQKNGKQYKVILQNRINPEYRQKHNNDKYWLVPIPSVFSAQEEQAIVEQAIRPYGLLLKEV; encoded by the exons ATGGACAGAGAAATTGCACTTGAAGCTTTGGGTGCAGTTTGCAATGCCCAGATCACTTCTGTTCAAAACCAAAGAGCAGGAGGTCACGCTGGAGTTTTCCAAAGAGCAAGCTTTCCTGGCTCAGCAGCACCAACGCTGTCTATAAACAGTCTCATTTGTGCAATCGCAGATGGAGATCAAACCTG CCCAGTGTCAAGAAACAACTTTGCCAGAATTCAACGTGTTCTGCAAGATGGAGGGCAATGTTCAGGCTCTGACACCTGTTTTCGAACTGCACCACAAGAAAGGTGTTTCATCATCGATGAGAGCGAATTCTTTGATCCAACATTTGACTACGATTTCTCTGGTCTCCAAGACACAGAGACCTATTACAGAGGCGGAGAGGTGTATGAACGACCAAGTGGTTGGTACCGTTTTGCCCTCAAG GTCCTGAATAAGTATGATGGAAATACATGGCTGGGAACTCGGTACCGAAGCACTGCGTCAGTGCCAGGGGAGTGGCCTGTGTCCTACCATGGGACATCTAAGGAAGGAGCTGGGGGCATCATCGAAGGATTCTACAAG CCAGGTCCAGGTCAGACCTATGGCAGAGGGATTTACTCTACCCCTTACGTCAATGAAGCTGTCTCTTATGCCAAAACCTTCACTTGTCAAAAGAATGGCAAGCAATACAAAGTGATTCTGCAAAATCGGATCAACCCAGAGTACAGGCAGAAACACAACAACGATAAGTACTGGCTGGTTCCCATCCCGTCTGTGTTCTCAGCTCAAGAAGAGCAGGCGATAGTAGAACAGGCCATCCGCCCTTATGGTCTTCTGTTGAAGGAGGTCTAA